The proteins below are encoded in one region of Oryzias melastigma strain HK-1 linkage group LG7, ASM292280v2, whole genome shotgun sequence:
- the dalrd3 gene encoding DALR anticodon-binding domain-containing protein 3 isoform X2, with product MMEETEELSPLRVASTVQALSSALRGNREHAPAANRGKGDRVFPDPEKLWFKESSAKNLRNRDFLSPTTVLNTLYADGQVPPAVMSRVLSLRGSGVLPVAGAEVMGEGLRLRVDRATAFKAVLAGQTADYLKPSSHKEGCVLLNCAALHPKINTPTPETLTLGQLRTVLLADHMGALLRRQGFSVFYCPKLPKDSNIIAFLRALGIDWPTAPADLSNEEQEEQILKALENSLYREEGAEKGRKTCRGGGGGGGGGGGGKKVEEEEENDGALRINLKRVFQEEGLLGYDPSLGTCIVQRDSVSQLAQLDLCTADCTEATVTVLHVTSCQDEFRQQQTAMLWRASGAAHAQKHVVCGPVKTPGSHLTAAQYLQLRRGQMKEASEMKYGDQVEGQTWDDIIKVMTSATVRFELLSTVHTSPVTLDVQREGGVSTKGPRGGVFVMYNCARLHTLFDSYERGVEKGLYPEIPEGSQLDFSALKEEGEWLLLFNYLIPFSELLDQSGQAIGCEGGGARANIKTEQICKFLVSLSKDFSSYYNRVHVLGVRTQCDTGSLLF from the exons atgatggaggaaacagaGGAGCTCTCTCCTCTTCGCGTCGCCTCCACCGTGCAGGCGCTCAGCTCCGCGCTGCGGGGGAACCGTGAACATGCTCCCGCTGCCAACCGGGGGAAGGGAGACCGAGTGTTCCCGGACCCGGAGAAGCTCTGGTTCAAGGAGAGCAGCGCCAAAAACCTGCGGAACAGGGACTTCCTATCGCCCACCACGGTGCTCAACACGCTGTACGCGGACGGACAG GTTCCTCCTGCAGTGATGTCCAGAGTTCTGTCTCTCCGGGGAAGTGGGGTGCTCCCGGTTGCTGGTGCTGAGGTGATGGGCGAAGGCCTGAGACTGCGGGTGGACCGAGCCACTGCGTTCAAGGCCGTCCTGGCAGGTCAAACAGCGGATTACCTGAAGCCTTCAAGTCACAAGGAGGGGTGTGTGTTGCTCAACTGTGCTGCACTGCACCCCAAAATTAACACACCCACTCCTGAAACTCTGACTCTAGGCCAGTTGAGAACTGTTCTGCTGGCTGACCACATGGGGGCACTGTTGAGAAGACAGGG attttcagtgttttattgcCCAAAGCTTCCCAAAGACAGCAACATCATCGCCTTCCTTCGAGCGCTCGGGATTGATTGGCCTACAGCTCCAGCCGATTTGAGCAacgaggagcaggaggagcagatcCTCAAAGCGCTGGAGAACTCATTATATCGAGAGGAGGGAGCAGAGAAAGGCAGAAAGAcctgcagaggaggaggtggaggaggaggaggaggaggaggagggaagaaagtagaggaggaggaggagaatgaTGGAGCACTTCGAATCAACTTGAAGCGGGTTTTCCAAGAAGAGGGGCTGCTGGGATATGACCCCAGCCTCGGCACCTGCATAG TTCAAAGAGACAGCGTTTCCCAACTGGCCCAATTGGATTTATGCACAGCTGACTGCACT GAAGCAACGGTAACCGTGCTGCACGTGACTTCCTGTCAAGACGAGTTCCGCCAGCAGCAGACGGCGATGTTGTGGCGAGCCAGTGGAGCGGCGCATGCACAG AAACATGTTGTGTGTGGGCCTGTGAAGACTCCTGGTTCTCACCTCACTGCTGCACAGTACCTGCA GCTGAGACGAGGACAGATGAAGGAGGCGTCAGAGATGAAGTACGGAGATCAAGTGGAGG GTCAGACGtgggatgacatcatcaaggtGATGACCTCTGCCACAGTCAGGTTTGAGCTGCTGTCGACAGTCCACACCAGTCCG GTGACGCTGGACGTCCAGAGGGAAGGGGGAGTGTCCACAAAGGGACCCCGAGGAGGAGTGTTTGTTATGTATAACTGTGCCAGACTGCACACTCTGTTTGACAGCTACGAGAGAGGAGTCGAGAAAG GTCTGTACCCAGAAATCCCTGAAGGTTCCCAGCTGGACTTTTCTGCTCTGAAAGAAGAG GGTGAGTGGCTCCTCCTCTTCAATTACCTCATTCCCTTCTCGGAGCTGCTGGACCAATCAGGACAAGCCATAGGCTGTGAGGGAGGAGGAGCTAGAGCTAACATCAAAACTGAACAG atctgTAAATTTCTCGTGTCTCTCAGTAAAGACTTCAGCTCGTATTACAACAGAGTCCACGTGTTGGGGGTGAGGACAcaatgtgacacaggaagtcttttattttga
- the dalrd3 gene encoding DALR anticodon-binding domain-containing protein 3 isoform X1, translated as MMEETEELSPLRVASTVQALSSALRGNREHAPAANRGKGDRVFPDPEKLWFKESSAKNLRNRDFLSPTTVLNTLYADGQVPPAVMSRVLSLRGSGVLPVAGAEVMGEGLRLRVDRATAFKAVLAGQTADYLKPSSHKEGCVLLNCAALHPKINTPTPETLTLGQLRTVLLADHMGALLRRQGFSVFYCPKLPKDSNIIAFLRALGIDWPTAPADLSNEEQEEQILKALENSLYREEGAEKGRKTCRGGGGGGGGGGGGKKVEEEEENDGALRINLKRVFQEEGLLGYDPSLGTCIVQRDSVSQLAQLDLCTADCTEATVTVLHVTSCQDEFRQQQTAMLWRASGAAHAQKHVVCGPVKTPGSHLTAAQYLQLRRGQMKEASEMKYGDQVEGQTWDDIIKVMTSATVRFELLSTVHTSPVTLDVQREGGVSTKGPRGGVFVMYNCARLHTLFDSYERGVEKGLYPEIPEGSQLDFSALKEEGEWLLLFNYLIPFSELLDQSGQAIGCEGGGARANIKTEQICKFLVSLSKDFSSYYNRVHVLGEPLPHLFNQMFCRLYLLRALRELYHSALETLNLPPIRQL; from the exons atgatggaggaaacagaGGAGCTCTCTCCTCTTCGCGTCGCCTCCACCGTGCAGGCGCTCAGCTCCGCGCTGCGGGGGAACCGTGAACATGCTCCCGCTGCCAACCGGGGGAAGGGAGACCGAGTGTTCCCGGACCCGGAGAAGCTCTGGTTCAAGGAGAGCAGCGCCAAAAACCTGCGGAACAGGGACTTCCTATCGCCCACCACGGTGCTCAACACGCTGTACGCGGACGGACAG GTTCCTCCTGCAGTGATGTCCAGAGTTCTGTCTCTCCGGGGAAGTGGGGTGCTCCCGGTTGCTGGTGCTGAGGTGATGGGCGAAGGCCTGAGACTGCGGGTGGACCGAGCCACTGCGTTCAAGGCCGTCCTGGCAGGTCAAACAGCGGATTACCTGAAGCCTTCAAGTCACAAGGAGGGGTGTGTGTTGCTCAACTGTGCTGCACTGCACCCCAAAATTAACACACCCACTCCTGAAACTCTGACTCTAGGCCAGTTGAGAACTGTTCTGCTGGCTGACCACATGGGGGCACTGTTGAGAAGACAGGG attttcagtgttttattgcCCAAAGCTTCCCAAAGACAGCAACATCATCGCCTTCCTTCGAGCGCTCGGGATTGATTGGCCTACAGCTCCAGCCGATTTGAGCAacgaggagcaggaggagcagatcCTCAAAGCGCTGGAGAACTCATTATATCGAGAGGAGGGAGCAGAGAAAGGCAGAAAGAcctgcagaggaggaggtggaggaggaggaggaggaggaggagggaagaaagtagaggaggaggaggagaatgaTGGAGCACTTCGAATCAACTTGAAGCGGGTTTTCCAAGAAGAGGGGCTGCTGGGATATGACCCCAGCCTCGGCACCTGCATAG TTCAAAGAGACAGCGTTTCCCAACTGGCCCAATTGGATTTATGCACAGCTGACTGCACT GAAGCAACGGTAACCGTGCTGCACGTGACTTCCTGTCAAGACGAGTTCCGCCAGCAGCAGACGGCGATGTTGTGGCGAGCCAGTGGAGCGGCGCATGCACAG AAACATGTTGTGTGTGGGCCTGTGAAGACTCCTGGTTCTCACCTCACTGCTGCACAGTACCTGCA GCTGAGACGAGGACAGATGAAGGAGGCGTCAGAGATGAAGTACGGAGATCAAGTGGAGG GTCAGACGtgggatgacatcatcaaggtGATGACCTCTGCCACAGTCAGGTTTGAGCTGCTGTCGACAGTCCACACCAGTCCG GTGACGCTGGACGTCCAGAGGGAAGGGGGAGTGTCCACAAAGGGACCCCGAGGAGGAGTGTTTGTTATGTATAACTGTGCCAGACTGCACACTCTGTTTGACAGCTACGAGAGAGGAGTCGAGAAAG GTCTGTACCCAGAAATCCCTGAAGGTTCCCAGCTGGACTTTTCTGCTCTGAAAGAAGAG GGTGAGTGGCTCCTCCTCTTCAATTACCTCATTCCCTTCTCGGAGCTGCTGGACCAATCAGGACAAGCCATAGGCTGTGAGGGAGGAGGAGCTAGAGCTAACATCAAAACTGAACAG atctgTAAATTTCTCGTGTCTCTCAGTAAAGACTTCAGCTCGTATTACAACAGAGTCCACGTGTTGGGG GAGCCACTGCCTCACCTCTTCAACCAGATGTTCTGTCGCCTCTATCTGCTTCGAGCTTTGCGGGAGCTCTACCACAGCGCTCTGGAGACTCTCAACCTTCCCCCCATCAGGCAGCTATAG